One genomic window of Branchiostoma lanceolatum isolate klBraLanc5 chromosome 5, klBraLanc5.hap2, whole genome shotgun sequence includes the following:
- the LOC136434315 gene encoding creatine kinase, flagellar-like isoform X4, protein MGCGNSKAPTAATSVPHQTSSKPSGQHEQQEETSVPNFPDLTIHNNWMSRCLTGEIYKKLKDKKTQSGYTLDGCIQTGVDNPGHPFIMTVGAVAGDEESYKTFADMFDPIISGRHGGYGKDAKHKTDLTHENLRGGDTLDPNYVLSSRVRTGRSIRGLALPPWCTRAERRDVEKILKEALSTFDGEFSGKYYPLKGMTEEEQQQLIDDHFLFDKPVSPLLTCAGMARDWPDARGIWHNDDKTFLVWINEEDHTRVISMEKGGNMKRVFQRFCTGLKKVEDVIKSKGYEFMWNPHLGYVLTCPSNLGTGLRAGVHVKLPKVSQHPDFDHFLEQLRLQKRGTGGVDTAATGGTFDISNADRLGMSEVELVQKVVDGVELLVNMEKALEAGKDVYTVWPKAYPDLTKHNNWMAKCLTPQMYHSLVDKKTDSGYTIDECIQTGVDNPGHPFIMTVGLVAGDEECYTTFADLFDPVIEGRHNGYKKTDLHKTDLDSSKLQGGDDLDPKYVLSSRVRTGRSIRGYTLPPWCTRAERRGVEKVLCDALGKLEGELQGKYYPLYEMDDKTQEQLIADHFLFDKPVSPLLTSAKMARDWPDGRGIWHNDAKNFLVWINEEDHTRVISMEKGGNMKKVFDRFCDGLKKVEEHVKEQGKEFMWNEHLGYVLTCPSNLGTGLRAGVHVKLPKLSTNPHFSHILEQLRLQKRGTGGVDTAATGGIFDISNTDRLGCSEVELVQKVVDGVKLLVEMEKRLEKKKDISDLIPGGPLVEPSEVKIELQSDNFPDLSQHNNHMAKCLTKDIFDCLKDKKTKNGCTLDLCIQTGVDNPGHPFIMTVGAVAGDEECYTDFAELFDPIIEARHKGFKKTDVHKTDLDATKLIGGDDLDPDFVLSSRVRTGRSIRGYALPPMCSRHERREVERIVSTALGNLGGEFSGKYYPLKGMTEEEQQQLIDDHFLFDKPVSPLLTCAGMARDWPDARGIWHNNDKTFLVWINEEDHTRLISMEKGGNMKRVFERFCNGLNLVEKEMKKMGKAYMWNEHLGYVLTCPSNLGTGLRAGVHVKLEKMSTHEKFEEVLEKLNLQKRGTGGVDTAAEGGTFDISNADRLGHSEVSLVQQVIDGVKLLVAMEKKLIAGESIDDLMPGQTSVEHETNV, encoded by the exons CAGTTCAAAACCAAGTGGGCAACATGAACAGCAGGAGGAGACCAG cgtCCCTAACTTCCCGGACCTGACCATCCACAACAACTGGATGTCGCGATGTCTGACCGGCGAGATCTACAAGAAGCTGAAGGACAAGAAGACCCAGTCGGGCTACACGCTGGACGGATGTATCCAGACGGGCGTCGACAACCCAG GCCACCCGTTCATCATGACCGTGGGGGCGGTGGCAGGAGACGAGGAGAGCTACAAAACCTTTGCCGACATGTTCGACCCGATCATCAGCGGTCGGCACGGCGGCTACGGGAAGGACGCCAAGCACAAGACGGACCTGACGCACGAGAACCTGCGCGGCGGCGACACACTGGACCCGAACTACGTGCTGTCGTCGCGCGTGCGCACGGGACGGTCCATTCGTGGGCTGGCCCTCCCGCCCTGGTGCACGCGTGCCGAGAGGAGGGACGTCGAGAAGATCCTGAAGGAGGCCCTCAGCACGTTTGACG GAGAGTTCTCTGGCAAGTACTACCCGCTGAAGGGCATGACGGAAGAGGAGCAGCAGCAGCTGATCGACGACCACTTCCTGTTCGACAAGCCGGTCTCGCCGCTGCTGACCTGCGCCGGGATGGCCCGCGACTGGCCCGACGCCCGCGGCATCTG GCACAACGATGACAAGACGTTCCTGGTGTGGATCAACGAGGAGGACCACACCCGGGTCATCTCCATGGAGAAGGGCGGAAACATGAAGCGCGTCTTCCAGCGATTCTGCACCGGCCTGAAGAAGGTCGAGGACGTCATCAAGTCGAAAGGCTACGAGTTCATGTGGAACCCTCACCTGGGCTACGTGCTCACCTGTCCGTCCAACCTGGGCACGGGGCTGAGGGCCGGGGTTCACGTCAAG CTGCCAAAAGTGAGTCAACACCCGGACTTTGACCACTTCCTGGAGCAGCTGCGTCTGCAGAAGCGCGGGACGGGCGGGGTCGACACCGCGGCAACCGGAGGGACCTTTGACATCTCCAACGCGGACCGGCTGGGCATGTCGGAGGTCGAGCTGGTGCAGAAGGTCGTGGATGGTGTGGAGCTGCTGGTCAACATGGAGAAGGCCTTGGAAGCAG GGAAGGACGTGTACACGGTGTGGCCCAAAGCCTACCCTGACCTGACCAAGCACAACAACTGGATGGCGAAGTGCCTGACTCCCCAGATGTACCACAGCCTGGTCGACAAGAAGACGGACAGCGGCTACACGATCGACGAGTGCATCCAGACCGGCGTGGACAACCCCG gccaCCCGTTCATCATGACCGTTGGGCTGGTGGCAGGAGACGAGGAATGCTACACGACGTTCGCCGACTTGTTCGACCCCGTCATCGAAGGCCGCCACAACGGCTACAAGAAAACGGACTTGCACAAAACCGACCTTGACTCCAGCAAGCTGCAGGGCGGTGACGACCTTGACCCGAAGTACGTGCTGTCGTCCCGCGTGCGTACGGGGCGCAGTATCCGTGGTTACACGCTCCCTCCGTGGTGCACCCGGGCGGAACGGCGCGGCGTGGAGAAGGTTCTGTGCGACGCACTGGGGAAGCTGGAGGGCGAGCTGCAGGGCAAGTACTACCCGCTCTACGAGATGGACGACAAGACGCAGGAACAGCTGATCGCAGACCACTTCCTGTTCGACAAGCCCGTTTCCCCGCTGCTCACGTCCGCCAAGATGGCGCGTGACTGGCCCGACGGACGCGGGATCTG GCACAACGACGCCAAGAACTTCCTGGTGTGGATCAACGAGGAGGACCACACCCGGGTCATCTCCATGGAGAAGGGCGGAAACATGAAGAAGGTTTTCGATCGCTTCTGCGACGGTCTGAAGAAGGTGGAGGAGCACGTGAAGGAGCAGGGGAAGGAGTTCATGTGGAACGAGCACCTGGGCTACGTCCTCACCTGTCCGTCCAACCTGGGCACGGGGCTGAGGGCCGGGGTTCACGTGAAGCTGCCAAAACTCAGCACAAACCCACACTTCAGCCACATCCTGGAGCAGCTTAG GTTACAGAAGCGCGGGACGGGCGGCGTGGACACCGCGGCGACGGGGGGAATCTTCGACATCTCGAACACGGACAGGTTAGGCTGCTCGGAGGTCGAGCTGGTCCAGAAGGTCGTGGACGGTGTCAAGTTACTGGTGGAGATGGAGAAACGGCTGGAGAAGAAAAAGGACATCAGCGACCTCATCCCAG GCGGTCCACTAGTGGAACCGTCGGAGGTGAAGATCGAGCTGCAGAGCGACAACTTCCCCGACCTGTCCCAGCACAACAACCACATGGCCAAGTGCCTCACCAAGGACATCTTCGACTGTCTTAAAGACAAGAAGACGAAGAACGGCTGCACGCTGGACCTGTGCATCCAGACGGGCGTGGACAACCCTG GCCACCCGTTCATCATGACCGTGGGGGCGGTGGCAGGAGACGAGGAATGCTACACCGACTTTGCCGAACTGTTCGACCCGATCATCGAGGCCCGCCACAAGGGCTTCAAGAAGACCGACGTGCACAAGACGGACCTCGACGCCACCAAGCTGATCGGCGGCGACGACTTGGATCCCGACTTCGTCCTGTCGTCCCGCGTACGTACGGGCCGTAGTATCCGTGGTTACGCCCTCCCGCCGATGTGCAGCCGCCACGAGCGCCGGGAGGTCGAGCGCATCGTGTCCACGGCCCTCGGAAACCTGGGCGGAGAGTTCTCTGGCAAGTACTACCCGCTGAAGGGCATGACGGAGGAGGAGCAGCAGCAGCTGATCGACGACCACTTCCTGTTCGACAAGCCGGTCTCGCCGCTGCTGACCTGCGCCGGGATGGCCCGCGACTGGCCCGACGCCCGCGGCATCTG GCACAACAACGACAAAACGTTCCTGGTGTGGATCAACGAGGAAGACCACACCCGGTTGATCTCCATGGAGAAGGGCGGAAACATGAAGCGCGTCTTCGAGCGGTTCTGCAACGGCCTCAACCTGGTGGAGAAGGAGATGAAGAAGATGGGGAAGGCGTACATGTGGAACGAACACCTGGGCTACGTGCTCACCTGTCCGTCAAACCTGGGCACAGGCCTGAGGGCCGGGGTTCACGTCAAG CTGGAAAAGATGAGCACCCATGAGAAGTTTGAGGAGGTTCTGGAGAAGCTGAACCTGCAGAAGCGTGGGACGGGCGGGGTCGACACCGCGGCGGAGGGAGGGACCTTCGACATCTCCAACGCCGACAGACTCGGCCACTCCGAGGTCTCCCTCGTACAACAG GTCATCGACGGCGTCAAGCTGCTGGTCGCCATGGAGAAGAAGCTGATAGCGGGCGAGTCGATCGACGACCTCATGCCCGGGCAGACCTCCGTCGAACACGAGACAAACGTGTAG
- the LOC136434315 gene encoding creatine kinase, flagellar-like isoform X1, which produces MGCGNSKAPTAATSVPHQTSSKPSGQHEQQEETSSSQPAVPHEHQEETYSVPNFPDLTIHNNWMSRCLTGEIYKKLKDKKTQSGYTLDGCIQTGVDNPGHPFIMTVGAVAGDEESYKTFADMFDPIISGRHGGYGKDAKHKTDLTHENLRGGDTLDPNYVLSSRVRTGRSIRGLALPPWCTRAERRDVEKILKEALSTFDGEFSGKYYPLKGMTEEEQQQLIDDHFLFDKPVSPLLTCAGMARDWPDARGIWHNDDKTFLVWINEEDHTRVISMEKGGNMKRVFQRFCTGLKKVEDVIKSKGYEFMWNPHLGYVLTCPSNLGTGLRAGVHVKLPKVSQHPDFDHFLEQLRLQKRGTGGVDTAATGGTFDISNADRLGMSEVELVQKVVDGVELLVNMEKALEAGKDVYTVWPKAYPDLTKHNNWMAKCLTPQMYHSLVDKKTDSGYTIDECIQTGVDNPGHPFIMTVGLVAGDEECYTTFADLFDPVIEGRHNGYKKTDLHKTDLDSSKLQGGDDLDPKYVLSSRVRTGRSIRGYTLPPWCTRAERRGVEKVLCDALGKLEGELQGKYYPLYEMDDKTQEQLIADHFLFDKPVSPLLTSAKMARDWPDGRGIWHNDAKNFLVWINEEDHTRVISMEKGGNMKKVFDRFCDGLKKVEEHVKEQGKEFMWNEHLGYVLTCPSNLGTGLRAGVHVKLPKLSTNPHFSHILEQLRLQKRGTGGVDTAATGGIFDISNTDRLGCSEVELVQKVVDGVKLLVEMEKRLEKKKDISDLIPGGPLVEPSEVKIELQSDNFPDLSQHNNHMAKCLTKDIFDCLKDKKTKNGCTLDLCIQTGVDNPGHPFIMTVGAVAGDEECYTDFAELFDPIIEARHKGFKKTDVHKTDLDATKLIGGDDLDPDFVLSSRVRTGRSIRGYALPPMCSRHERREVERIVSTALGNLGGEFSGKYYPLKGMTEEEQQQLIDDHFLFDKPVSPLLTCAGMARDWPDARGIWHNNDKTFLVWINEEDHTRLISMEKGGNMKRVFERFCNGLNLVEKEMKKMGKAYMWNEHLGYVLTCPSNLGTGLRAGVHVKLEKMSTHEKFEEVLEKLNLQKRGTGGVDTAAEGGTFDISNADRLGHSEVSLVQQVIDGVKLLVAMEKKLIAGESIDDLMPGQTSVEHETNV; this is translated from the exons CAGTTCAAAACCAAGTGGGCAACATGAACAGCAGGAGGAGACCAG CAGTTCGCAACCCGCTGTGCCACATGAACACCAGGAGGAGACCTACAG cgtCCCTAACTTCCCGGACCTGACCATCCACAACAACTGGATGTCGCGATGTCTGACCGGCGAGATCTACAAGAAGCTGAAGGACAAGAAGACCCAGTCGGGCTACACGCTGGACGGATGTATCCAGACGGGCGTCGACAACCCAG GCCACCCGTTCATCATGACCGTGGGGGCGGTGGCAGGAGACGAGGAGAGCTACAAAACCTTTGCCGACATGTTCGACCCGATCATCAGCGGTCGGCACGGCGGCTACGGGAAGGACGCCAAGCACAAGACGGACCTGACGCACGAGAACCTGCGCGGCGGCGACACACTGGACCCGAACTACGTGCTGTCGTCGCGCGTGCGCACGGGACGGTCCATTCGTGGGCTGGCCCTCCCGCCCTGGTGCACGCGTGCCGAGAGGAGGGACGTCGAGAAGATCCTGAAGGAGGCCCTCAGCACGTTTGACG GAGAGTTCTCTGGCAAGTACTACCCGCTGAAGGGCATGACGGAAGAGGAGCAGCAGCAGCTGATCGACGACCACTTCCTGTTCGACAAGCCGGTCTCGCCGCTGCTGACCTGCGCCGGGATGGCCCGCGACTGGCCCGACGCCCGCGGCATCTG GCACAACGATGACAAGACGTTCCTGGTGTGGATCAACGAGGAGGACCACACCCGGGTCATCTCCATGGAGAAGGGCGGAAACATGAAGCGCGTCTTCCAGCGATTCTGCACCGGCCTGAAGAAGGTCGAGGACGTCATCAAGTCGAAAGGCTACGAGTTCATGTGGAACCCTCACCTGGGCTACGTGCTCACCTGTCCGTCCAACCTGGGCACGGGGCTGAGGGCCGGGGTTCACGTCAAG CTGCCAAAAGTGAGTCAACACCCGGACTTTGACCACTTCCTGGAGCAGCTGCGTCTGCAGAAGCGCGGGACGGGCGGGGTCGACACCGCGGCAACCGGAGGGACCTTTGACATCTCCAACGCGGACCGGCTGGGCATGTCGGAGGTCGAGCTGGTGCAGAAGGTCGTGGATGGTGTGGAGCTGCTGGTCAACATGGAGAAGGCCTTGGAAGCAG GGAAGGACGTGTACACGGTGTGGCCCAAAGCCTACCCTGACCTGACCAAGCACAACAACTGGATGGCGAAGTGCCTGACTCCCCAGATGTACCACAGCCTGGTCGACAAGAAGACGGACAGCGGCTACACGATCGACGAGTGCATCCAGACCGGCGTGGACAACCCCG gccaCCCGTTCATCATGACCGTTGGGCTGGTGGCAGGAGACGAGGAATGCTACACGACGTTCGCCGACTTGTTCGACCCCGTCATCGAAGGCCGCCACAACGGCTACAAGAAAACGGACTTGCACAAAACCGACCTTGACTCCAGCAAGCTGCAGGGCGGTGACGACCTTGACCCGAAGTACGTGCTGTCGTCCCGCGTGCGTACGGGGCGCAGTATCCGTGGTTACACGCTCCCTCCGTGGTGCACCCGGGCGGAACGGCGCGGCGTGGAGAAGGTTCTGTGCGACGCACTGGGGAAGCTGGAGGGCGAGCTGCAGGGCAAGTACTACCCGCTCTACGAGATGGACGACAAGACGCAGGAACAGCTGATCGCAGACCACTTCCTGTTCGACAAGCCCGTTTCCCCGCTGCTCACGTCCGCCAAGATGGCGCGTGACTGGCCCGACGGACGCGGGATCTG GCACAACGACGCCAAGAACTTCCTGGTGTGGATCAACGAGGAGGACCACACCCGGGTCATCTCCATGGAGAAGGGCGGAAACATGAAGAAGGTTTTCGATCGCTTCTGCGACGGTCTGAAGAAGGTGGAGGAGCACGTGAAGGAGCAGGGGAAGGAGTTCATGTGGAACGAGCACCTGGGCTACGTCCTCACCTGTCCGTCCAACCTGGGCACGGGGCTGAGGGCCGGGGTTCACGTGAAGCTGCCAAAACTCAGCACAAACCCACACTTCAGCCACATCCTGGAGCAGCTTAG GTTACAGAAGCGCGGGACGGGCGGCGTGGACACCGCGGCGACGGGGGGAATCTTCGACATCTCGAACACGGACAGGTTAGGCTGCTCGGAGGTCGAGCTGGTCCAGAAGGTCGTGGACGGTGTCAAGTTACTGGTGGAGATGGAGAAACGGCTGGAGAAGAAAAAGGACATCAGCGACCTCATCCCAG GCGGTCCACTAGTGGAACCGTCGGAGGTGAAGATCGAGCTGCAGAGCGACAACTTCCCCGACCTGTCCCAGCACAACAACCACATGGCCAAGTGCCTCACCAAGGACATCTTCGACTGTCTTAAAGACAAGAAGACGAAGAACGGCTGCACGCTGGACCTGTGCATCCAGACGGGCGTGGACAACCCTG GCCACCCGTTCATCATGACCGTGGGGGCGGTGGCAGGAGACGAGGAATGCTACACCGACTTTGCCGAACTGTTCGACCCGATCATCGAGGCCCGCCACAAGGGCTTCAAGAAGACCGACGTGCACAAGACGGACCTCGACGCCACCAAGCTGATCGGCGGCGACGACTTGGATCCCGACTTCGTCCTGTCGTCCCGCGTACGTACGGGCCGTAGTATCCGTGGTTACGCCCTCCCGCCGATGTGCAGCCGCCACGAGCGCCGGGAGGTCGAGCGCATCGTGTCCACGGCCCTCGGAAACCTGGGCGGAGAGTTCTCTGGCAAGTACTACCCGCTGAAGGGCATGACGGAGGAGGAGCAGCAGCAGCTGATCGACGACCACTTCCTGTTCGACAAGCCGGTCTCGCCGCTGCTGACCTGCGCCGGGATGGCCCGCGACTGGCCCGACGCCCGCGGCATCTG GCACAACAACGACAAAACGTTCCTGGTGTGGATCAACGAGGAAGACCACACCCGGTTGATCTCCATGGAGAAGGGCGGAAACATGAAGCGCGTCTTCGAGCGGTTCTGCAACGGCCTCAACCTGGTGGAGAAGGAGATGAAGAAGATGGGGAAGGCGTACATGTGGAACGAACACCTGGGCTACGTGCTCACCTGTCCGTCAAACCTGGGCACAGGCCTGAGGGCCGGGGTTCACGTCAAG CTGGAAAAGATGAGCACCCATGAGAAGTTTGAGGAGGTTCTGGAGAAGCTGAACCTGCAGAAGCGTGGGACGGGCGGGGTCGACACCGCGGCGGAGGGAGGGACCTTCGACATCTCCAACGCCGACAGACTCGGCCACTCCGAGGTCTCCCTCGTACAACAG GTCATCGACGGCGTCAAGCTGCTGGTCGCCATGGAGAAGAAGCTGATAGCGGGCGAGTCGATCGACGACCTCATGCCCGGGCAGACCTCCGTCGAACACGAGACAAACGTGTAG
- the LOC136434315 gene encoding creatine kinase, flagellar-like isoform X2 gives MGCGNSKAPTAATSVPHQTSKPSGQHEQQEETSSSQPAVPHEHQEETYSVPNFPDLTIHNNWMSRCLTGEIYKKLKDKKTQSGYTLDGCIQTGVDNPGHPFIMTVGAVAGDEESYKTFADMFDPIISGRHGGYGKDAKHKTDLTHENLRGGDTLDPNYVLSSRVRTGRSIRGLALPPWCTRAERRDVEKILKEALSTFDGEFSGKYYPLKGMTEEEQQQLIDDHFLFDKPVSPLLTCAGMARDWPDARGIWHNDDKTFLVWINEEDHTRVISMEKGGNMKRVFQRFCTGLKKVEDVIKSKGYEFMWNPHLGYVLTCPSNLGTGLRAGVHVKLPKVSQHPDFDHFLEQLRLQKRGTGGVDTAATGGTFDISNADRLGMSEVELVQKVVDGVELLVNMEKALEAGKDVYTVWPKAYPDLTKHNNWMAKCLTPQMYHSLVDKKTDSGYTIDECIQTGVDNPGHPFIMTVGLVAGDEECYTTFADLFDPVIEGRHNGYKKTDLHKTDLDSSKLQGGDDLDPKYVLSSRVRTGRSIRGYTLPPWCTRAERRGVEKVLCDALGKLEGELQGKYYPLYEMDDKTQEQLIADHFLFDKPVSPLLTSAKMARDWPDGRGIWHNDAKNFLVWINEEDHTRVISMEKGGNMKKVFDRFCDGLKKVEEHVKEQGKEFMWNEHLGYVLTCPSNLGTGLRAGVHVKLPKLSTNPHFSHILEQLRLQKRGTGGVDTAATGGIFDISNTDRLGCSEVELVQKVVDGVKLLVEMEKRLEKKKDISDLIPGGPLVEPSEVKIELQSDNFPDLSQHNNHMAKCLTKDIFDCLKDKKTKNGCTLDLCIQTGVDNPGHPFIMTVGAVAGDEECYTDFAELFDPIIEARHKGFKKTDVHKTDLDATKLIGGDDLDPDFVLSSRVRTGRSIRGYALPPMCSRHERREVERIVSTALGNLGGEFSGKYYPLKGMTEEEQQQLIDDHFLFDKPVSPLLTCAGMARDWPDARGIWHNNDKTFLVWINEEDHTRLISMEKGGNMKRVFERFCNGLNLVEKEMKKMGKAYMWNEHLGYVLTCPSNLGTGLRAGVHVKLEKMSTHEKFEEVLEKLNLQKRGTGGVDTAAEGGTFDISNADRLGHSEVSLVQQVIDGVKLLVAMEKKLIAGESIDDLMPGQTSVEHETNV, from the exons TTCAAAACCAAGTGGGCAACATGAACAGCAGGAGGAGACCAG CAGTTCGCAACCCGCTGTGCCACATGAACACCAGGAGGAGACCTACAG cgtCCCTAACTTCCCGGACCTGACCATCCACAACAACTGGATGTCGCGATGTCTGACCGGCGAGATCTACAAGAAGCTGAAGGACAAGAAGACCCAGTCGGGCTACACGCTGGACGGATGTATCCAGACGGGCGTCGACAACCCAG GCCACCCGTTCATCATGACCGTGGGGGCGGTGGCAGGAGACGAGGAGAGCTACAAAACCTTTGCCGACATGTTCGACCCGATCATCAGCGGTCGGCACGGCGGCTACGGGAAGGACGCCAAGCACAAGACGGACCTGACGCACGAGAACCTGCGCGGCGGCGACACACTGGACCCGAACTACGTGCTGTCGTCGCGCGTGCGCACGGGACGGTCCATTCGTGGGCTGGCCCTCCCGCCCTGGTGCACGCGTGCCGAGAGGAGGGACGTCGAGAAGATCCTGAAGGAGGCCCTCAGCACGTTTGACG GAGAGTTCTCTGGCAAGTACTACCCGCTGAAGGGCATGACGGAAGAGGAGCAGCAGCAGCTGATCGACGACCACTTCCTGTTCGACAAGCCGGTCTCGCCGCTGCTGACCTGCGCCGGGATGGCCCGCGACTGGCCCGACGCCCGCGGCATCTG GCACAACGATGACAAGACGTTCCTGGTGTGGATCAACGAGGAGGACCACACCCGGGTCATCTCCATGGAGAAGGGCGGAAACATGAAGCGCGTCTTCCAGCGATTCTGCACCGGCCTGAAGAAGGTCGAGGACGTCATCAAGTCGAAAGGCTACGAGTTCATGTGGAACCCTCACCTGGGCTACGTGCTCACCTGTCCGTCCAACCTGGGCACGGGGCTGAGGGCCGGGGTTCACGTCAAG CTGCCAAAAGTGAGTCAACACCCGGACTTTGACCACTTCCTGGAGCAGCTGCGTCTGCAGAAGCGCGGGACGGGCGGGGTCGACACCGCGGCAACCGGAGGGACCTTTGACATCTCCAACGCGGACCGGCTGGGCATGTCGGAGGTCGAGCTGGTGCAGAAGGTCGTGGATGGTGTGGAGCTGCTGGTCAACATGGAGAAGGCCTTGGAAGCAG GGAAGGACGTGTACACGGTGTGGCCCAAAGCCTACCCTGACCTGACCAAGCACAACAACTGGATGGCGAAGTGCCTGACTCCCCAGATGTACCACAGCCTGGTCGACAAGAAGACGGACAGCGGCTACACGATCGACGAGTGCATCCAGACCGGCGTGGACAACCCCG gccaCCCGTTCATCATGACCGTTGGGCTGGTGGCAGGAGACGAGGAATGCTACACGACGTTCGCCGACTTGTTCGACCCCGTCATCGAAGGCCGCCACAACGGCTACAAGAAAACGGACTTGCACAAAACCGACCTTGACTCCAGCAAGCTGCAGGGCGGTGACGACCTTGACCCGAAGTACGTGCTGTCGTCCCGCGTGCGTACGGGGCGCAGTATCCGTGGTTACACGCTCCCTCCGTGGTGCACCCGGGCGGAACGGCGCGGCGTGGAGAAGGTTCTGTGCGACGCACTGGGGAAGCTGGAGGGCGAGCTGCAGGGCAAGTACTACCCGCTCTACGAGATGGACGACAAGACGCAGGAACAGCTGATCGCAGACCACTTCCTGTTCGACAAGCCCGTTTCCCCGCTGCTCACGTCCGCCAAGATGGCGCGTGACTGGCCCGACGGACGCGGGATCTG GCACAACGACGCCAAGAACTTCCTGGTGTGGATCAACGAGGAGGACCACACCCGGGTCATCTCCATGGAGAAGGGCGGAAACATGAAGAAGGTTTTCGATCGCTTCTGCGACGGTCTGAAGAAGGTGGAGGAGCACGTGAAGGAGCAGGGGAAGGAGTTCATGTGGAACGAGCACCTGGGCTACGTCCTCACCTGTCCGTCCAACCTGGGCACGGGGCTGAGGGCCGGGGTTCACGTGAAGCTGCCAAAACTCAGCACAAACCCACACTTCAGCCACATCCTGGAGCAGCTTAG GTTACAGAAGCGCGGGACGGGCGGCGTGGACACCGCGGCGACGGGGGGAATCTTCGACATCTCGAACACGGACAGGTTAGGCTGCTCGGAGGTCGAGCTGGTCCAGAAGGTCGTGGACGGTGTCAAGTTACTGGTGGAGATGGAGAAACGGCTGGAGAAGAAAAAGGACATCAGCGACCTCATCCCAG GCGGTCCACTAGTGGAACCGTCGGAGGTGAAGATCGAGCTGCAGAGCGACAACTTCCCCGACCTGTCCCAGCACAACAACCACATGGCCAAGTGCCTCACCAAGGACATCTTCGACTGTCTTAAAGACAAGAAGACGAAGAACGGCTGCACGCTGGACCTGTGCATCCAGACGGGCGTGGACAACCCTG GCCACCCGTTCATCATGACCGTGGGGGCGGTGGCAGGAGACGAGGAATGCTACACCGACTTTGCCGAACTGTTCGACCCGATCATCGAGGCCCGCCACAAGGGCTTCAAGAAGACCGACGTGCACAAGACGGACCTCGACGCCACCAAGCTGATCGGCGGCGACGACTTGGATCCCGACTTCGTCCTGTCGTCCCGCGTACGTACGGGCCGTAGTATCCGTGGTTACGCCCTCCCGCCGATGTGCAGCCGCCACGAGCGCCGGGAGGTCGAGCGCATCGTGTCCACGGCCCTCGGAAACCTGGGCGGAGAGTTCTCTGGCAAGTACTACCCGCTGAAGGGCATGACGGAGGAGGAGCAGCAGCAGCTGATCGACGACCACTTCCTGTTCGACAAGCCGGTCTCGCCGCTGCTGACCTGCGCCGGGATGGCCCGCGACTGGCCCGACGCCCGCGGCATCTG GCACAACAACGACAAAACGTTCCTGGTGTGGATCAACGAGGAAGACCACACCCGGTTGATCTCCATGGAGAAGGGCGGAAACATGAAGCGCGTCTTCGAGCGGTTCTGCAACGGCCTCAACCTGGTGGAGAAGGAGATGAAGAAGATGGGGAAGGCGTACATGTGGAACGAACACCTGGGCTACGTGCTCACCTGTCCGTCAAACCTGGGCACAGGCCTGAGGGCCGGGGTTCACGTCAAG CTGGAAAAGATGAGCACCCATGAGAAGTTTGAGGAGGTTCTGGAGAAGCTGAACCTGCAGAAGCGTGGGACGGGCGGGGTCGACACCGCGGCGGAGGGAGGGACCTTCGACATCTCCAACGCCGACAGACTCGGCCACTCCGAGGTCTCCCTCGTACAACAG GTCATCGACGGCGTCAAGCTGCTGGTCGCCATGGAGAAGAAGCTGATAGCGGGCGAGTCGATCGACGACCTCATGCCCGGGCAGACCTCCGTCGAACACGAGACAAACGTGTAG